The genome window TCCGGCCGGTTCGCGCAACGAGTCCAGCTTGACTATGTTCGCAGTGCGCTCGCGAAGAACTTCTGACCGGTGAACGGGAATCGAGCGCGGCGCGGTGATGCCGACTTTCACCTGATCGCCGCCGACCGCGACGATGGTGATCCTGATATCGTCGCCGATGACGATCTCTTGGTTGAGCTTGCGAGTCAATACAAGCATGTCGTTCACCGAGAAGCGTGAGCGCCGAATGGGATTCAGGCGTTCCACCGCTGAGCGGCGGCATCCTTTGAAAAGTTTCCGATTGCCGGAAATTGTCAGTCGGCTATGAGATTTGCGGCGAGCCGGCCCAACAATGCGTCGACGATTTCGGTGCTGGAGATATAATAACTGCCCGAGCGGATCTTGTGCCGGAGGTCGTGGACGACGATATCGCGCTGTTCGGGCAATAGTTCGAACTGTCGCCGGAAGACGTCTGGAGCCGCGAAGGTCATGCCTTTTGTAGCTATGGACATGCGGCTATCGAGGTGCGCATCGTAGCGAACGTAGGCATCCAGGACGGCTCGGACCTGGCGCGCGGATATCTTCATGTTCGTGATACCATCGGCTGCGCGTGAACGTTAGTAAAGGGAGGACCCATCACATGCGGCTAAGACCGTCCCGTATTTGATGGGTGGATTCTCGAAGATGAGCGCGCGGCGCGCGTTCTTGTGAATCGGGTCACCAAATCCCCGCCGCTGAACCGTTCTTGAGGGACTGATTGGATCGCATGAAACTCAACCGCTTGATCGCCGCGCTCCTGTTCTCGCTGGCCGCGCTCGCCCCGATGGCTGCGGCGGCGGACGTACCGCTCGCCGTCGGCAAAGCTGCCCCGGCCATCGATCTCGAAACGCTCGCCGGAAAGAAGTTCTCGCTCGCACAATTCAAGGGCAAACCCGTCTACGTCAACTTTTTCGCGAGCTGGTGCCAACCGTGCAAACTTGAATTGCCGTTCATCGTCAAGCAATATCCGGCGCTCAAGGCTAAGGCGGTTTTCTTGGGCATCGACGAACTCGAATCGCCGACGCAAGTCGCGCCGTTCGCAAAACAGATGCGCATCACGTATCCGATCCTCATCGACCCCGGTGCCGTCGGCTCGGAATATCAGATAGACACGCTGCCCAAGAGCGTCTTCATCGATCGAGACGGCGTCGTGCAGGCGATTTGGCGTGGCTTCATCACCCCCGCGATGTTCAAGAAGAATATGGATCTCATCACGGCACCTAAGTGAAGGTGCCCCTGGTCGTCACCGACTTCATCGACCGGGCGCGGAACCTCTACGGCGATGCGGACGCGGTATCGTGCGGTGGCGAACGGTTGACCTACGGCCGGCTCGCCGAGCGCATCGACCGCGCATCGGCGGCCTTCACGAAGTTGGGCGTCGTCCGCGGCGACGTCGTCGCGTTCGTCTCGTTCAATTGTCACCGGCTGCTCGAAGGCTACTTCGCAGTTCCTCAGATGGGCGCCATCCTTCTGCCCATCAATATCCGCCTTACGCCCGGCGACATCGCCTACATCCTGGCGGATGCCGGCGCGACGACTGCAGTGGTGGACCGCGCGCTCTTGGGATTGATCGCGCCGGTCGCGGAGCGCCTGCCAAAGCTTCGGACGATCGTCTTGATGGGCGGCGATCCCCGAATTCCGACGGCGCTCGGCGGCGAAGACTACGAATCGATGCTCGCAAGCGCGCCTGCGACGTTTGAGCGGCCGGAGTTGGACGAGGACGACGTCGCCGAGCTTTTCTACACGAGTGGCACCACCGCGAGGCCGAAGGGCGTGATGCTGACGAACCGGTCGCTGTATTTGCACGCAATGGGCGCCGTCGTAGGGCTCGGCTGCGATGACCGCATCGTCCAACTGCACAGCATCCCTCTCTTCCACGTCAACGGCTGGGGCACGCCTCATTCCGTGACGATGGTGGGCGGCCGCCACGTCATGTTGCCGCGGTTCGACTCATGCCAAGTCCTCGAGACCATCGAGCGCGAGCGTGTCACCGATATGTTCGTGGTGCCGACGATGGCGCTCGCGTTGCTCGCGGATCCAAGTTGCGCGACGCGCGATCTCAGTTCACTGCGCCGCGTGATGGTGGGCGGCGCGGCCAGCCCGTCGAGCCTCGTGCGCGCGCTCGACGAGCGGCTGCCCGGTTGCGAGGTGACCTGCGGCTACGGTCTATCGGAGACCTCACCGGTGCTGACCATCGCCACGCTGCGGCGCGGCGTCGACGCGTCCGACGACGGCCGCCGCGACAAACGCATGACTGCAGGGCTGCCGATTCCGGGCGTGCGCGTGGAGATAATGGGCGAGAGCGCGACGCTCCTGCCGCATAACGGAGCATCCAGGGGCGAAATAGTTGCTCGCGGCAATTCCGTGATGGCCGGCTATTGGGGTCAAGCCGAAGCGACTCGCGAAGTGATGATCGACGGCTGGTTTCACACCGGCGACATCGGTACGATCGACGCAGAGGGCTATCTGCGTATCGTCGACCGGAAGAAAGACATCATCATCACGGGTGGCGAGAATGTGTCGTCGATCGAGATCGAAAAAGCGGTCTTCGAACATCCCGCCGTCGCCGAATGTGCGGTCATCGCGGCTCCCGACGATCAATGGGGCGAGGTCCCTATGGCCATCGTCGTGCTCAAGCCGGGCATGGAACTCGACGAAGCGGCGCTGATCGCGCACTGCAGGTCGTTGCTCGCGGGATTCAAGGTGCCCCATCGCGTCGCCATTGCGGATGGACCCTTGCCAAAGGGCGGCACCGGCAAGCTACTCAAGCGCGAGCTTCGGGAGCAGTATCTCAAGCCGTCTACCGGCGGCTAGTTTCCTAATCGGCGCCGCAACGCGGCGTGCGGCAGCCAGACGAGCACCGCGATCGCCGCGACGAGCCAGCCTACCTCGGCAAGCGTCGTCCACGTGGCGCTGCCGGTCACAAGCGCTCTGCAGGCGTTGACGGCGTGGTAGAGCGGCGTACACCACGCGATGTCAAACGCCCAGCGCGGCAATTTGTCGAGCGGGAAGAACACGCCGCCGAACATCACCATCGGCGTGGCGATCAGCGCGAAATAATAGAAGAGATGTTCCGGCGTCTTGACGATGAACGCCATGTAGAGCGCCGGTATCGCGAAGAGCACGCCCGTCAAGGCGAGCACCGGCAGACACAAGAGCGCGAGCCACGAATGCACGAGGCCGAGCGACGCGATCACGCCGAGGAAGATCGCGCCGTACAGCGTGGCGCGAAATGCCTGCCAGATGTATTCGCCGGCCGCGATCTCTTCCGGTGCGACCGGTGCCGTGACCATCGATTCATAGACGCCGTTGTTGGTGAGACGTTCGTAGCCGCCCCACGCGGCGTCGAACGTCGCGGAATTGACCGCCGTCAGACCCAGCATGCCGGGCCCGATATACTGCAGCAGCGAACCGTGGACGCCGTACGTGAAGTACGCGCCGAGTCCGTAGCCAAACGCCAGGAAATAGACCAGCGGTTCAATGATGTTGATGGTGACGCTGGACCACGCGTACTTCTGCCACGCCAGCAAGTTGCGGCGGCAGACGCGCCAAGAGTTCTTGCGGAAGAACGCTTCGGCCGGATTCATTCCGCGAGATCCCGTCCGGTGATGTTGAGAAAGACGTCTTCGAGCGTCGCCGGCCGCGCGACAT of Candidatus Eremiobacteraceae bacterium contains these proteins:
- the csrA gene encoding carbon storage regulator CsrA; amino-acid sequence: MLVLTRKLNQEIVIGDDIRITIVAVGGDQVKVGITAPRSIPVHRSEVLRERTANIVKLDSLREPAGIG
- a CDS encoding TlpA disulfide reductase family protein, with the translated sequence MKLNRLIAALLFSLAALAPMAAAADVPLAVGKAAPAIDLETLAGKKFSLAQFKGKPVYVNFFASWCQPCKLELPFIVKQYPALKAKAVFLGIDELESPTQVAPFAKQMRITYPILIDPGAVGSEYQIDTLPKSVFIDRDGVVQAIWRGFITPAMFKKNMDLITAPK
- a CDS encoding long-chain-fatty-acid--CoA ligase → MKVPLVVTDFIDRARNLYGDADAVSCGGERLTYGRLAERIDRASAAFTKLGVVRGDVVAFVSFNCHRLLEGYFAVPQMGAILLPINIRLTPGDIAYILADAGATTAVVDRALLGLIAPVAERLPKLRTIVLMGGDPRIPTALGGEDYESMLASAPATFERPELDEDDVAELFYTSGTTARPKGVMLTNRSLYLHAMGAVVGLGCDDRIVQLHSIPLFHVNGWGTPHSVTMVGGRHVMLPRFDSCQVLETIERERVTDMFVVPTMALALLADPSCATRDLSSLRRVMVGGAASPSSLVRALDERLPGCEVTCGYGLSETSPVLTIATLRRGVDASDDGRRDKRMTAGLPIPGVRVEIMGESATLLPHNGASRGEIVARGNSVMAGYWGQAEATREVMIDGWFHTGDIGTIDAEGYLRIVDRKKDIIITGGENVSSIEIEKAVFEHPAVAECAVIAAPDDQWGEVPMAIVVLKPGMELDEAALIAHCRSLLAGFKVPHRVAIADGPLPKGGTGKLLKRELREQYLKPSTGG
- a CDS encoding ABC transporter permease; translation: MNPAEAFFRKNSWRVCRRNLLAWQKYAWSSVTINIIEPLVYFLAFGYGLGAYFTYGVHGSLLQYIGPGMLGLTAVNSATFDAAWGGYERLTNNGVYESMVTAPVAPEEIAAGEYIWQAFRATLYGAIFLGVIASLGLVHSWLALLCLPVLALTGVLFAIPALYMAFIVKTPEHLFYYFALIATPMVMFGGVFFPLDKLPRWAFDIAWCTPLYHAVNACRALVTGSATWTTLAEVGWLVAAIAVLVWLPHAALRRRLGN